The Streptomyces sp. cg36 genomic interval CACGACCAGCTGGGCCTGAGCCGCAACTGCCGGATGTTCGAACTCAAGCAGGCGTGCTACGCCGGTACCGCCGGCTTCCAGATGGCCTGCAACTTCATCCTGTCCCGGACGTCACCGGGCGCGAAGGCGCTGGTCATCGCCACCGACATCTCCCGCTATCTGCTGGAGGACGGCGACGAGGCGGCGGCCCAGGAGTGGGCGTACGCGGAGCCCAGCGGCGGCGCGGGCGCGGTCGCGATGCTGATCAGCGACACCCCGCACGTCTTCCAGCTCGACGTGGGAGCCAGCGGCTACTACGGCTACGAGGTCATGGACACCTGCCGCCCGGCCCCCGACAGCGAGGCCGGTGACGTCGACCTGTCCCTGATGTCGTACCTGGACTGCTGCGAGCAGTCCTACCGGGCGTACGAGAAGAAGGTGACGGGCGCCGACTACCGCGACACCTTCCAGTACCTCGCCTTCCACACCCCCTTCGGCGGCATGGTCAAGGGCGCCCACCGCACGATGATGCGCAAGGTCGCCGGGGCGAAGGGCGCCGAGATCGCCGAGGACTTCGAGCGCCGGGTGCTGCCGGGCCTGGAGTACTGCGGCCGGGTCGGCAACATCATGGGCGCGACCGTCTTCCTCTCGCTGGCCAGCACCGTCTGCAACGGCGGCTTCGACGCGCCCCGGCGCCTGGGCTGCTTCTCCTACGGGTCGGGCTGCTGCTCGGAGTTCTACAGCGGCGTGGTCACCCCGGACGGGGCCGCCCGGCTGAAGGAGATGGGCATCGCGGCCCATCTGGACGGCCGCTACCGGCTCTCCCTGGACGAGTACGACCGGCTGCTGAGCGCCCGCGACTTCATCCGCTTCGGCACCCGCGACACGACCGTCGGCCAGGACCTCGTCGCGGCCACCGGCAACGGCGGCGCGCCCCGGCTCGTCCTGCGGGAGATCAAGGACTACCACCGGGAGTACGCATGGGTGGGCTGACGGACGGACCGGTCCCCACCACGCTCCGGCTGCGCGAACAGGGCACCACCTGGTACGTGCGGATCCACCGGCCCGAGGCGGACAACGCGCTCAACGAGACCCTGGTGCGCGAGCTCACCGAGGTCCTGACCCGTGCCTCGCGCTCGTCCGCCACCGTCGTGGTGCTCGAAGGGCTGCCCGAAGTGTTCTGCTTCGGCGCCGACTTCGGGGCGATCGGCGAGGCCGCGCGCGAGGGCGGGCGCACGGCGGCCGACCCCGAGCCGCTCTTCGACCTGTTCCGCCTCCTCGCGTACGGCGACTTCCTGTCGGTCGCGCACGTGCGCGGCAAGGCCAACGCGGGCGGGGTCGGGCTGGTCGCCGCGAGCGATGTGGTGATCGCCGACGAGAGCGCGGTGTTCAGCCTCTCGGAGCTGCTCTTCGGGCTGATACCGGCCGTGGTGCTCCCGTTCCTGATCCGCCGCACCGGCTTCCAGCACGCCCACTACCTGGCCGCCACCACCCGCACCGCGGACGCGGCGCGGGCCTGCGAGTGGGGGTTGGTCGACGCGTACGGGCCGGACAGCGAGGCGCTGCTGCGCACCCACCTCCAGCGGCTGGGGCGGCTGTCGAAGAAGGCGGTGCGGCGGTACAAGGCGTATCTGCGCGAGCTGTCGCCGGTGACCGAGCACGCCAAGAGCGCGGCGCTGGCCACCAACCGGCTGGTCTTCGAGGACCCGGAGAACGTCCGGGCCATCCAGCGGTACGCGCGGGAGGGCGTCTTCCCGTGGGAGGCGTCCCCGGCCGGACCCGACGAAGAAGCGGCTCCCCGCCCCGAAGCGGCTCCCCGCCCCGCCGGCGCCCCCGCGTCCTTCGCCGTGGGGCCCGAGGCGCTCGGGAGCGCCCGCTTCCGTGCCGCGCACGGCGTCCGGTACGCCTACGCGGCGGGCTCGATGTACAAGGGCATCGCCTCGGTCGAGCTGGTCACCGCGATGGGCCGGGCCGGGCTGCTCTCCTTCTTCGGCACCGGCGGCCTCGGCACGGACGCGATCGACGACGCCCTCACCCGGATCCGCCGGGCGCTCGACCAGGGGCAGCCGTTCGGCGTGAACCTGCTGAGCAGCCCGCAGGAGCCGGAGCAGGAGATGCGCACCGTGGAGCTGTATCTGCGCCACGGCGTCCGTACGGTGGAGGCGTCCGCCTACATCACCCCCACCCCGGCCCTGGTGCGCTACCGGCTCGCCGGGCTCTCGCGCGACGCGGCCGGAAACGTGACCCAGGCCCACCACGTCCTGGCCAAGGTCTCCCGCACCGAGGTCGCCGAGCGGTTCCTGCGGCCCGCGCCGCCCGAGGTTGTACGGGAGCTGCTGGCGCGGGGACTGGTCACCGCCGAGCAGGCCGAGCTCGGCGCGCGGCTGCCGCTCGCCCAGGACCTGTGCGTCGAGGCCGACTCGGCGGGCCACACCGACGGCGGCAACGCCTATGTGCTGATGCCCGCCGTGCGCGCGCTGCGCGACCGCGTCTGCGCACAGGAGGGGTACGCGGAGCCGGTGCGCCTGGGGGCGGCCGGGGGCATCGGCACCCCGGAGGCGGCGCTCGCCGCCTTCACCCTGGGCGCCGACTTCGTGATGACCGGCTCCATCAACCAGTGCACGGTCGAGGCGGGCACCAGCGACGCCGTCAAGGACATCCTTGGGGAACTCGGCGTCCACGACACGGAGTACGCGCCCGCCGGGGACATGTTCGAGGTCGGCGCGAAGGTCCAGGCGGTGCGCAAGGGGCTGTTCTTCCCGGCGCGCGCCCAGAAGCTGTACGAGCTGTACCTGCGCCACGACTCCCTCGACGACCTGGACGCGCGCACCCGCGACACGCTGGAGCGGAAGTTCTTCCGGCGCCCGATCGACGAGGTGTGGGCGGAGACCCGGGCCCATGTCGCGCGGCGCTTCCCGGAGCGGCTCGCGGAGATCGAGCGCAGCCCCAAGCAGAAGATGGCGCTCGTCTTCCGCTGGTACTTCGTCCACTCCACCCGCCTGGCCATGGCGGGCAGCACCGAGCAGCGGGTCGACTACCAGATCCACTGCGGTCCGGCCATGGGCGCCTTCAACGCCTGGGTGCGGGACACCCCGTTGGAGAAGTGGCGCGAGCGCCGGGTGGCCGCCGTCGCGGAGCACCTGCTGCGGGAGACATCGGCCCTGCTGGGCCAACGGCTTGGAACGTATGGGAGTCACTCATGAAATCGGTCTACGTCTTCCCCGGCCAGGGCTCGCAGCACAAGGGAATGGGGGCCGGCCTCTTCGAGAAGTTCCCCGACCTGGTGGCCCAGGCCGATGCCTGCCTCGGCTACTCCATCGAGGAGCTCTGTCTGCGGGACCCGGACAAGGTGCTGGCCAGGACCGAGTACACCCAGCCCGCGCTGTACGTGGTCAACGCCCTGACGTATCTGGACCGTACGGCGGGCGGCGAACTGCCCGACGTGGTGGCCGGGCACAGCCTGGGGGAGTACTGCGCGCTGTTCGCGGCGGGCGCCTTCGACTTCCTGACCGGCCTCCAACTGGTGCGCAGACGCGGCGAGTTGATGAGCCGGGCGCCCAAGGGCGCGATGGCGGCCGTCGTCCGCCTCGACCAGCGGCGGGTCGACGGGATCCTCAAGGGGCTGCCATTTCGCAACCTCGACATCGCCAACATCAACTCCCGTGAGCAGTGCATCGTCTCCGGCGAGTACGACGAGGTCTTCGACCCCGCGCTGCGCACCGCCTTCACCGACGCGGGGGCGGCCTTCATCCCGCTGAACGTGAGCGCGGCCTTCCACTCGCGCTGCATGACGGAGGTGGAGGAGGAGTTCGCCCGCTATCTGGCCGGTTTCGAGCTGCGGAAGCTGACGATTCCGGTCGTGGCGAACTACACGGCCCGCCCCTATCCGGAACAGGGGTACGCCGAGTATCTGACGCGCCAGATATCCAGCCCGGTGAAGTGGTACGAGTCGATGTCCTGGCTGATCGGCCAGGGGTACCGCACCTTCCACGAGATCGGCCCCGGCCGGGTCCTGGCCAAGCTGAGCGACCAGATCCTCAAGGACCCGCTGCCGCTCGCCGAGGAGCCCCCGGCACCCGCGGTGAGCGCCCGGCCGCGCACCGAGCTGGTGTTCATGTACGGCGGCCAGGGCACCCAGTACCACCAGATGGGCCGCGAGCTGTACGACACCCACCCGGCGTTCCGCCGCGCCCTCGACCGGTGCAGCGCGGCCCACCGGGCGGCGGGCGGCGCCTCCCTGGTGGACGCGATCTACGACGACGCGCGCAAGGGCAAGGAGTACGACTCCGTCCTCACCACGCACGCGGCGCTGTACAGCATCGGCCACAGCCTCACCGAGGTCCTGCGCGAGGAGGGCGTGCGGCCGGACGCGGTCCTGGGCCACAGCCTGGGGGAGTACGTCGCGGCCACCGTCGCCGGGTCGATGGACTTCGAGGACGGGCTGCGGCTGGTGATGCGCCAGGCCCGGCTGCTGGCCGAGCGGGGTGACGGCGGCATGCTGAGCGTGCTCGCGGCACCGGCGCTCTTCGCCGCGAGGCCCGACCTGTTCGGCGCGGTGACCCTGGCCGGGGTCAACTACGACGGCAACTTCCTGGTCAGCGGCTCGGCCGACCGGCTCGCGGAGCTGCGCGCCGCACTCGACGGGGAGGGCGTGATCGCGGTGCGCCTCCCGGTCCGCCAGGCGTTCCACTCCCCGCACCTGGACGTCATCCGCCCCGACGTCATGGACGCGGCCCGCGCGGTGCCGCTGCGCGCCGCACGGCTGCCGCTGTACTCCGCCACGCACGCGACGGTCGTGGACCCGGGTGCGCCGGGGTACCTGGAGCGCTATCTGTGGGACGTGATCCGCGAGCCCATCCGCTTCGACGCGCTGATGGCGGCGGCGTTCCCGGAGCCCGAGCGCCACTTCTTCGTCGACCTGAGCGCAAGCGGTTCCTTCGCCAACTTCCTCAAGCACGGCTACGGCCCGGCCCACCGGGGAGCGCCCGCGATCAACCAGTTCGGCAACAACGCGGCCTCCCTGCGCAGGCTCCGCGAGGCGCTGCCCCAGGAGTGAGCCGGGGGTCCGCCACCCCCCGGACCGGCGCTCAGCCGCGCAGGGGGTGCAGCAGGCGGTGCGGGCGGCCGAGGGCGACCGAGACGGGGTCGTCCTCCGCGCCGCCCGCCAGCCCCGGGCCGGGGGTGACGAGGATGTCCCGCACCTCCACGGCCGCCTCGCAGCGGGTGCAGCGGCCGTCCGGGGCGATCGGCGCGTCGTCCGCCGCGTGCCGGAAGATCCGGCGCGGGCCGCCCGGCGCGCAGTGCTCGTCGCCCCAGGCGGTGAGGGCCCGCACCACGGGCCACAGGGACACGCCCTTGGGTGTGAGTTCGTACACTTCGCGCCTGCCGGTGCCGGGCACCCGGGCCAGGACGTCCGCCGCCACGAGGGTGGCGAGCCGGTCGGCGAGGACGGCGCGCGGCGCTCCCAGGTGGGAGGCGAAGTCCCCGAAGCGGCGCACCCCGTAGAAGGCGTCGCGCACGATCAGCAGGGTCCACCGCTCGCCGACGATCTCCAGGGAGCGGGCGAGGGAGCAGGACTGGCCGGTGTAGTCGCGCGGCAGTGTCACGCCGCGACCCTAGCCCAGAACGGTTCGGTGACCGAACCGAATCCTTGAACGCCCGCCGGGCCCCGATTACCGTGGGCGGGACCCCCATGTGCGGCGCGTGTTCAGCCTGGTGCAATCTGGGGGTGCGTGGGGAGCTTCGCGCCGATTGTCATGACTGCCTGGCGCTGTGAGGGGTTGATCAAGCAGTGTTTCGAGTTGCCGACGACCGTCGCGACGGGGTCCGCGGCGGCGGCGCCGACGGGGCGGCGGGGAACGGCGCGGGCACCGTGCCGCCCGCGGGCGGCGGCAAGGGCCGTCGGCAGTGGGCGGAGCCGCTGGCCGGGCTCGTCCGGTTCATCACGCGCACCCTGCGCGGCGAGTTCCACGGCATCGTCGTCGACCCGGTGCGCCAGCTGGTCAACCGGGGAGTGCGGGGGCTCTTCCTCGGGGTGCTCGCCTGTGTCGCGGTCACCGTCTTCCACGCCATCCACGTCACCCAGGCCGGCGCCGTGGTGGTCCGCCTGACCGGCGAGGTCAAGGCCGACCTGCCGCTGTGGCTGGCGCTGCTGCGCACCCCCATCTCGCTCTTCGTCCCCGCACTCGACCTGCCCGTCTGGGCCGGGCTCACCCAGCTCTTCCTGGGCTTCGCGCTGGCCGAGCTCACCCTGGGCCGCACCCGCACGCTGGTCATCGCCTACGCCACCACCCTGGCCGGGACGCTCAGCGCCCGGGTGATGATCGCGCTCGGGCCGGGCGCCTGGGGCGGGCTCGGACTGCCGCCGGAGGTCGGGCAGATCCTCGACACCGGCCCCTCGGCCGCGGTGGTGGGTCTGTTCACCTACATCTCGGTGGTGCGCCGGGCGCCCATCGTCTTCGCGCTGACCGGTGGCTCGATGCTCTTCGAGGCGGTGGTGCGGCCCAATCTGGCCGGTCGCGAGCACTTGATAGCGATCGGCATGGCGGTCGTCCTCGGGCTGCTGCACGGCCGGGTCGACCTGCGCCCCGCGGCGCTGCGGCGCAGATGGCAGCGGCTGCGCAACCGCCGTGCGATGGCCGCGGTGGCGACGACGACGGCGTAGTCCCGGCCCCTTCGTCACACCGCTGGAAAACATCGCCCATCTACACATTCCGGAAATAACTTTTGTAGATATTGGATAACCGTTAAATCTACATATAAAGGAGGGATAAGAGCACACTGGAACCGCGACCGGAAGTCGCAGGGCCAACCGACTTGCATGGACCAGAAGGAGGCGAGTCACATGGCCGACGTCTCTCACCGCCCAGGTGACATATCCGGGCACCCCGACGTTTCGGAGATGCGCGAGCGGTACGCGGCGATGCTGGAGACCCGAGGGGTCGCGGCCGTCGAAGAGCTCATCATCCTGGGCGGCATCTACGCGGCGATCTCGGGCTGGACCGTGCACTTCTCCGGTGCGCTGCCGACGCTGGCCCTGACGAACCTGATCGTCGGCATCGCGCTCGCGGTCGTGGGCCTGTGCATGTCCATCGCCCCGGAGCGCTCGCAGGACCTCAACTTCGTGGCGCTCCTGATGGGCGCCTGGCTGATCGTCGCTCCCTGGGTGGTCGCCCGCCACCCCGGCACCGGAGCCGCCCTCAGCAACATCATCACCGGCGCCGTCGTGTGTCTGTGCGCACTCGTCGCGGGCGGCATGCTGATGAGCCGGAACAGGAGGGCGACCTGAGCCAGGGCGGCCGGGCCGACCGCTCGGCCGTCCTTCCCAGGGCCTCCGCCCGCGCCTCCCCCGCGCGGCCGGAGGCCCGCCGTTGGTCGTACGGTATGGGTGTCAACTCCCGTGCCGCACAAGAACACTGAGGTCACGGGGCGATGTGAGCGGGAATCGGGCGCGCCCCATATCGTGGGGGCATGTCACCGATCGAACTGATCCGGATCGTCTCGCGCGACTCGCCCATGGCGCTCGCGCAAGTGGAACGTGTACGTGCGGAACTCGCGGCTCTCCATCCCGGCGTGGCCACCGAGGTCGTCCCGGTCAAGACGACCGGCGACAAGTGGATGGGAGACCTCTCGCTGGTCGAGGGGAAGGGCGCGTTCACCAAGGAGGTGGACGCCGCGCTGCTCGCGGGCGAGGCCGATCTGGCAGTGCACTGCGTCAAGGACGTCCCCGCCGACCGGCCGCTGCCCGCCGGTACCGTCTTCGCCGCCTTCCTCAAGCGCGACGACATCCGCGACGCCCTCGTCCACCCCGGCGGCAGCACCCTCGACCAACTGCCCCCGGGCACCCGCATCGGCACCTCCTCCGTCCGCCGCATCGCCCAACTCGCCGCCTCCCACCCCGAACTCCGCTGCGTCCCCATGCGCGGCAACGCCAACCGCCGACTGGAGAAGCTGGCCGCGGGCGAGGCCGACGCCCTGCTCCTCGCCGCCTCCGGCCTGGAACGCATCGGCCGTACGGACGTGATCACCGAGATCCTCTCGCCCGAGGTGATGTGCCCGCCGATCGGCGCCGGGATCCTGGCCCTCCAGTGCCGCGAGGGCGACCGGGAGCTGATCGACCTGGTGAGCGATCTCGGCGACCCCGACGCCCATCGCGAGGCGACCGCCGAGCGGATGTTCCTGCACGTCCTGCAGGGCCACTGCAACAGCCCGATCGCCGGATACGCGAGGGCCGCGGTGGGCGGTGACCTGTCGCTGCGGGCCTGTGTGTTCACCCCCGACGGCAAGACCGTCCTCAACGCCCACGAGTGGGCGGGACCCCTCGACCCGGCCACCCTGGGCACCTCGGTCGCCGTCACCCTGCTGCGCCAGGGCGCCCGGGAGCTGATCGACTCCATCGCCCACTGATCCGGGCCGGCCCCGCCCCGGCCGCCCGAGTCCTGAGCCGCCTAAGTCTTAAGTCGGAGGCGAAGCCCGACCGCGGACCGATCCGCCGGAAAGTGCCAGCCGATTAGCATAGCGCTCGCTCGCCGGCTTCGTCGTCGATGCCCAGTCCATCGGCGAAGCCGGCGAGAGCGTAGGTTCAGTGGGGACGGACAAAGCGACTGGACCGGAGGACGTCAGCACATGCGCACCCGTACCGATGAGGTCGAAGGACTGATGGAGCGGTTCCCGGGAGTGCCCCGGGAAGCCGTGATCAAGGAGGACCTGCTGCGCGGGGGGATGGCCTTCGACGCGTCGGCCCTCAGTGACAACGAGTCCGGCGAGGTCAAGCCGAAGTCGTACTTCATCTTCTCGTTCGACCACGGCACGCTGCCCGAGCTCGGCGAGGCCGCGCTGCGCCGGCCGCCCGAGGAGATCATCCTCACCGGCGGTCCGTACGACCTGCGCCGGACCGTCGTCTCGGTGCGGGTCAACCCGTCCTCGCCCTACCGGGTGGCCGCCGACGAGGACGGTCTGCTCGGCCTCTACCTCGACGGCAAGCGGATCTCCGACGTCGGTGTGCCGCCGATGCCCGAGTACTACCGGCACAAGCTCTCCAACGGGAAGTCCGTGATGGAGGTCGCCCCCACCATCCAGTGGGGCTATCTGATCTACCTCACCGTCTTCCGGGTCTGCCAGTACTTCGGCGCCAAGGAGGAGTGCCAGTACTGCGACATCAACCACAACTGGCGCCAGCACAAGGCGGCGGGCCGTCCGTACACCGGGGTGAAGGACGTCGACGAGGTCCTCGAAGCGCTGGAGATCATCGACCGGTACGACACCGCGAAGGCGTCCACCGCGTACACGCTGACCGGTGGCGCGATCACCAAGACGGTCGGCGGGCGCGACGAGGCCGACTTCTACGGCCGCTACGCCAAGGCCATCGAGGAGCACTTCCCCGGGCGGTGGATCGGCAAGGTCGTGGCCCAGGCGCTGCCGCGCGACGACGTCCAGCGCTTCAAGGACTACGGGGTGCAGATCTACCACCCCAACTACGAGGTGTGGGACGAGTACCTCTTCAAGATGTACTGCCCGGGCAAGGAGCGCTACGTCGGCCGCGACGAGTGGCACAAGCGGATCCTCGACTCGGCGGAGATCTTCGGCGCCCGCAACGTCATCCCCAACTTCGTGGCGGGCGTGGAGATGGCCGAGCCCTTCGGGTTCAAGACGGTCGACGAGGCCATCGCCTCCACCACCGAGGGCCTGCGCTTCTTCATGTCGCACGGCATCACGCCCCGCTTCACCACCTGGTGCCCGGAGCCCACCACCCCGCTCGGCAAGGCCAACCCGCAGGGCGCGCCGCTGGAGTACCACATCCGGCTCCTCGAGGCGTACCGGTCGACGATGGAGGAGTACGGGCTGACGTCCCCGCCCGGATACGGCGAGGCGGGCCCGGGCAAGGCGGTCTTCTCGGTGAGCTCCTTCATGGACAGCCTGACGGTGTGACCGGGGTCATGGGCATCGACGCCGGAATGGCTGGTAATCGCCTAGAAATGATTTACTATTCATCTATAAGCGGGTAACGCCGAAGGCGTCCCCGCCCCTGAACCGCCCCGGCTGGCCTCCCCCGTCCAGCCGGGGCTTCTCTTTGCCCCGGCGAACCCGGCCGCGCCACCGCTGCCCGCCGTCCGTGTTGCGCGTTCACCCGGACGGGGTCACGCTGGTCGTGTTCCCTTCGTGTTCGATCGACTACTTTCCGCTTGCCCGGATCGGTAGCCGTCCAGGGAGGCGGCCCCGTCGGCCGCCCTGATGAGGAGCGCGGTCGTGGGTGTCGTCGCAGATGTGAACCGTCAGTACACGCTGGATCTCGAAGCCGCGCCCGAACGGGTGCCGCAGATTCGCCGGATCGTCGCCGCACATCTGCGCCACTGGCGCCTCGAAGCCGTGATCCAGCCGGTCGGACTCGGCGTGTGCGAGCTGCTCGCCAACGTCTGCCGCCACGCCGAGGGCGACAAGCGCTGCACCCTCGAACTGCGCTGGACGGGACGGCGCCTGACCGCGGCCGTGCGCGACCGCGACCCCCGCCTCCCGGTCCTGGGCGGCGACCGGCCGCTGGCGTCCAGCGGCCGGGGTCTGACGATGGTGGCGTCCATCAGTGACACCTGGGGGACGCACGCCGTGGCGGACGGCAAGGTGGTGTGGTTCACGCTCCGGGTGGAGACGCCCGATCCGCAGGCCCTGGTCCGGGTCCGGCCGCTGCGGGCGCACTCCGCGGGGCTGCGCCCGCCCGCCCCGGAGTCCCGGCGGGTGCTGGTTCCGGCGGAGCCGCGGCCGGCGCCCCGCGTCTTCGTGTGACGGTCCGTCCGGCGCCGGTCCCGGGCGCGCGTACGGGACCGGCGCCTGGTGTCACGGCACTTCGCGCAGGAACAGGGCGCCGCAGGTGTGGCAGAACGGCCGGGCCTGTTCGGTGCCCCAGGCGTCGGCGGGCAGGTTCTTCTCCTTCAGGTCCAGCTCGCGGCCGCACATGGAGACGGCCGCGTCGCCCCGCACCATGTGCCATTCCTTGAGCGTGCTGCCCCCCGGCTCGATCATCTCGGCGACGATGTGGTGTTCCATCGTGGGCTGCTCCTTCGTGTGGCAGGGCCACCCCCACTCTGACGCCGCTCGGCGGTGTGCGCACGTCCGGAGGCACGGTCGGGGGGACCGATCCTGTCCTCTGGATGAAATCGCGCCTAAACCTCAATATTAAAGATTCAATGTTCTCGTGGCTTTAGAAACCCAACCAG includes:
- a CDS encoding hydroxymethylglutaryl-CoA synthase family protein, producing the protein MSRVGIEAMNVFGGSAVLDVKALAQHRGLDLPRLENLLMREKTVALPFEDPVTFGANAARPLLDRLSAEEKDSIELLITCTESGIDFSKSTSTYLHDQLGLSRNCRMFELKQACYAGTAGFQMACNFILSRTSPGAKALVIATDISRYLLEDGDEAAAQEWAYAEPSGGAGAVAMLISDTPHVFQLDVGASGYYGYEVMDTCRPAPDSEAGDVDLSLMSYLDCCEQSYRAYEKKVTGADYRDTFQYLAFHTPFGGMVKGAHRTMMRKVAGAKGAEIAEDFERRVLPGLEYCGRVGNIMGATVFLSLASTVCNGGFDAPRRLGCFSYGSGCCSEFYSGVVTPDGAARLKEMGIAAHLDGRYRLSLDEYDRLLSARDFIRFGTRDTTVGQDLVAATGNGGAPRLVLREIKDYHREYAWVG
- a CDS encoding enoyl-CoA hydratase/isomerase; protein product: MGGLTDGPVPTTLRLREQGTTWYVRIHRPEADNALNETLVRELTEVLTRASRSSATVVVLEGLPEVFCFGADFGAIGEAAREGGRTAADPEPLFDLFRLLAYGDFLSVAHVRGKANAGGVGLVAASDVVIADESAVFSLSELLFGLIPAVVLPFLIRRTGFQHAHYLAATTRTADAARACEWGLVDAYGPDSEALLRTHLQRLGRLSKKAVRRYKAYLRELSPVTEHAKSAALATNRLVFEDPENVRAIQRYAREGVFPWEASPAGPDEEAAPRPEAAPRPAGAPASFAVGPEALGSARFRAAHGVRYAYAAGSMYKGIASVELVTAMGRAGLLSFFGTGGLGTDAIDDALTRIRRALDQGQPFGVNLLSSPQEPEQEMRTVELYLRHGVRTVEASAYITPTPALVRYRLAGLSRDAAGNVTQAHHVLAKVSRTEVAERFLRPAPPEVVRELLARGLVTAEQAELGARLPLAQDLCVEADSAGHTDGGNAYVLMPAVRALRDRVCAQEGYAEPVRLGAAGGIGTPEAALAAFTLGADFVMTGSINQCTVEAGTSDAVKDILGELGVHDTEYAPAGDMFEVGAKVQAVRKGLFFPARAQKLYELYLRHDSLDDLDARTRDTLERKFFRRPIDEVWAETRAHVARRFPERLAEIERSPKQKMALVFRWYFVHSTRLAMAGSTEQRVDYQIHCGPAMGAFNAWVRDTPLEKWRERRVAAVAEHLLRETSALLGQRLGTYGSHS
- the fabD gene encoding ACP S-malonyltransferase, whose translation is MKSVYVFPGQGSQHKGMGAGLFEKFPDLVAQADACLGYSIEELCLRDPDKVLARTEYTQPALYVVNALTYLDRTAGGELPDVVAGHSLGEYCALFAAGAFDFLTGLQLVRRRGELMSRAPKGAMAAVVRLDQRRVDGILKGLPFRNLDIANINSREQCIVSGEYDEVFDPALRTAFTDAGAAFIPLNVSAAFHSRCMTEVEEEFARYLAGFELRKLTIPVVANYTARPYPEQGYAEYLTRQISSPVKWYESMSWLIGQGYRTFHEIGPGRVLAKLSDQILKDPLPLAEEPPAPAVSARPRTELVFMYGGQGTQYHQMGRELYDTHPAFRRALDRCSAAHRAAGGASLVDAIYDDARKGKEYDSVLTTHAALYSIGHSLTEVLREEGVRPDAVLGHSLGEYVAATVAGSMDFEDGLRLVMRQARLLAERGDGGMLSVLAAPALFAARPDLFGAVTLAGVNYDGNFLVSGSADRLAELRAALDGEGVIAVRLPVRQAFHSPHLDVIRPDVMDAARAVPLRAARLPLYSATHATVVDPGAPGYLERYLWDVIREPIRFDALMAAAFPEPERHFFVDLSASGSFANFLKHGYGPAHRGAPAINQFGNNAASLRRLREALPQE
- a CDS encoding winged helix-turn-helix transcriptional regulator, with the translated sequence MTLPRDYTGQSCSLARSLEIVGERWTLLIVRDAFYGVRRFGDFASHLGAPRAVLADRLATLVAADVLARVPGTGRREVYELTPKGVSLWPVVRALTAWGDEHCAPGGPRRIFRHAADDAPIAPDGRCTRCEAAVEVRDILVTPGPGLAGGAEDDPVSVALGRPHRLLHPLRG
- a CDS encoding SPW repeat protein, translating into MADVSHRPGDISGHPDVSEMRERYAAMLETRGVAAVEELIILGGIYAAISGWTVHFSGALPTLALTNLIVGIALAVVGLCMSIAPERSQDLNFVALLMGAWLIVAPWVVARHPGTGAALSNIITGAVVCLCALVAGGMLMSRNRRAT
- the hemC gene encoding hydroxymethylbilane synthase; translation: MSPIELIRIVSRDSPMALAQVERVRAELAALHPGVATEVVPVKTTGDKWMGDLSLVEGKGAFTKEVDAALLAGEADLAVHCVKDVPADRPLPAGTVFAAFLKRDDIRDALVHPGGSTLDQLPPGTRIGTSSVRRIAQLAASHPELRCVPMRGNANRRLEKLAAGEADALLLAASGLERIGRTDVITEILSPEVMCPPIGAGILALQCREGDRELIDLVSDLGDPDAHREATAERMFLHVLQGHCNSPIAGYARAAVGGDLSLRACVFTPDGKTVLNAHEWAGPLDPATLGTSVAVTLLRQGARELIDSIAH
- a CDS encoding radical SAM protein; this translates as MRTRTDEVEGLMERFPGVPREAVIKEDLLRGGMAFDASALSDNESGEVKPKSYFIFSFDHGTLPELGEAALRRPPEEIILTGGPYDLRRTVVSVRVNPSSPYRVAADEDGLLGLYLDGKRISDVGVPPMPEYYRHKLSNGKSVMEVAPTIQWGYLIYLTVFRVCQYFGAKEECQYCDINHNWRQHKAAGRPYTGVKDVDEVLEALEIIDRYDTAKASTAYTLTGGAITKTVGGRDEADFYGRYAKAIEEHFPGRWIGKVVAQALPRDDVQRFKDYGVQIYHPNYEVWDEYLFKMYCPGKERYVGRDEWHKRILDSAEIFGARNVIPNFVAGVEMAEPFGFKTVDEAIASTTEGLRFFMSHGITPRFTTWCPEPTTPLGKANPQGAPLEYHIRLLEAYRSTMEEYGLTSPPGYGEAGPGKAVFSVSSFMDSLTV
- a CDS encoding ATP-binding protein codes for the protein MGVVADVNRQYTLDLEAAPERVPQIRRIVAAHLRHWRLEAVIQPVGLGVCELLANVCRHAEGDKRCTLELRWTGRRLTAAVRDRDPRLPVLGGDRPLASSGRGLTMVASISDTWGTHAVADGKVVWFTLRVETPDPQALVRVRPLRAHSAGLRPPAPESRRVLVPAEPRPAPRVFV